A single window of Ferrimonas balearica DSM 9799 DNA harbors:
- a CDS encoding energy transducer TonB, which produces MDRRLSLTAALLVVLNGCSATPESASAVDAQPQPDLLTQAPWNKLNRPVPLYPIEAARAFETGCATVAYTLSPDGLVSDIEVVQQDNRHFGKAAKGAVRRWDWQSLPQQTLQQPVRVQTRFDFCFETERDGQRCDALTETFTCPGKDRLASIASVKVRP; this is translated from the coding sequence ATGGATCGACGACTCTCTCTGACCGCCGCACTGCTGGTGGTGCTGAACGGCTGCAGCGCCACCCCGGAATCCGCCAGTGCCGTTGACGCCCAGCCACAGCCGGATCTGCTGACCCAGGCACCCTGGAATAAGCTGAATCGCCCCGTCCCGCTCTACCCCATAGAAGCCGCCCGGGCCTTTGAGACGGGCTGCGCCACCGTCGCATACACCCTGTCACCGGATGGCTTGGTCAGTGATATCGAGGTGGTTCAGCAGGACAACCGTCACTTCGGAAAGGCGGCTAAAGGCGCCGTGCGTCGCTGGGATTGGCAAAGCCTCCCCCAACAGACTCTGCAACAGCCGGTACGGGTGCAAACCCGCTTTGATTTCTGTTTCGAGACCGAGCGCGATGGCCAACGCTGTGATGCCCTGACCGAAACCTTTACCTGTCCGGGGAAAGATCGCCTGGCCAGCATCGCCAGCGTCAAGGTTCGCCCTTAA
- a CDS encoding EVE domain-containing protein, with amino-acid sequence MAYWLFKTEPDTFSIDTLKAQGTSCWEGVRNYQARNLMRDEVKLGDKVFIYHSSCKHVGVAGIATVTREAYPDHHQFNPESPYFDPKSDPENPRWIMVDVAYQQHLPLVSLKAIKANPALAEMVLVNRSRLSIQPVTEAEWHNILAMAGVVSESC; translated from the coding sequence ATGGCCTACTGGCTGTTTAAAACCGAGCCGGACACCTTTTCCATCGACACCCTGAAAGCCCAGGGCACCAGCTGCTGGGAGGGGGTACGCAATTACCAGGCCCGTAACCTGATGCGTGACGAAGTGAAGTTGGGGGATAAGGTGTTTATCTACCACTCCTCCTGCAAGCATGTGGGGGTGGCGGGCATCGCCACGGTGACCCGGGAAGCCTACCCCGACCACCATCAGTTCAACCCTGAAAGCCCCTACTTTGACCCCAAATCCGACCCCGAAAACCCGCGTTGGATCATGGTGGATGTGGCGTATCAGCAGCATCTGCCGCTGGTGAGTCTGAAGGCGATAAAGGCCAACCCGGCGTTAGCGGAGATGGTGCTGGTTAACCGCTCCCGCCTCAGCATCCAGCCGGTGACTGAGGCGGAATGGCACAACATTCTGGCGATGGCCGGGGTGGTCAGCGAGTCTTGTTAA
- a CDS encoding PstS family phosphate ABC transporter substrate-binding protein — protein sequence MRIKHLVGALSLAVASVFSASAAAAIDPTLPEYQKTSGVSGNLSSVGSDTLANMMTLWAEEFRKQYPNINPQIQAAGSSTAPPALTEGTSQFGPMSRKMKPNEEEAFVKRYGYKPTAIRVAIDALAVFAHKDNPIQGLTIEQVDGIFSSTLKCGGDAVRRWGDLGLTGSWANRDIQLYGRNSVSGTYGYFKKKALCKGDFKPNVNEQPGSASVVQSVSTSLNAIGYSGIGYKTAGVRAVPLAKSGSDFVEATAANAANGQYPLSRYLYVYVNKHPNRPLDPMVAEFVKFMLSRQGQMVVEKDGYVPLPRAVIAKDLAQLGIQL from the coding sequence ATGAGAATCAAACACCTTGTTGGTGCGCTGAGCCTGGCCGTTGCCTCCGTATTCAGTGCCTCTGCCGCAGCGGCTATTGATCCGACCCTGCCGGAATACCAGAAGACCAGCGGCGTCTCCGGTAACCTGTCCTCGGTGGGTTCCGATACCCTGGCGAACATGATGACCCTGTGGGCGGAGGAGTTCCGCAAGCAGTACCCCAACATCAACCCGCAGATCCAGGCCGCTGGCTCCTCGACCGCGCCGCCGGCGCTGACCGAGGGCACCTCCCAGTTCGGGCCGATGAGCCGCAAGATGAAGCCGAACGAAGAGGAAGCCTTCGTGAAGCGCTATGGCTACAAGCCCACGGCGATCCGCGTGGCCATCGATGCGCTGGCGGTGTTTGCCCACAAGGACAATCCGATCCAGGGCCTGACCATCGAGCAGGTGGACGGCATCTTCTCCTCCACCCTGAAGTGCGGTGGTGATGCGGTGAGACGCTGGGGTGATCTGGGTCTGACCGGCTCCTGGGCCAACCGCGATATTCAGCTTTACGGCCGTAACTCCGTATCCGGTACCTACGGTTACTTTAAGAAGAAGGCGTTGTGTAAGGGCGACTTTAAGCCCAACGTGAACGAGCAGCCTGGCTCCGCCTCGGTGGTGCAGTCGGTCTCCACCTCACTCAACGCCATCGGTTACTCCGGCATCGGTTACAAAACCGCGGGTGTTCGTGCGGTACCGCTGGCCAAGTCCGGCAGTGATTTTGTCGAGGCCACTGCCGCCAATGCCGCCAATGGCCAATACCCGCTGAGCCGCTATCTGTATGTGTACGTGAACAAGCACCCGAACCGTCCGCTGGACCCGATGGTCGCCGAGTTCGTCAAGTTTATGCTGTCCCGTCAGGGCCAGATGGTGGTCGAGAAAGACGGTTACGTGCCGCTGCCACGCGCCGTGATCGCCAAGGACCTGGCACAGCTGGGCATCCAGTTGTAA
- the phoR gene encoding phosphate regulon sensor histidine kinase PhoR: protein MFESYSGYRLLLKLVMWMAPWALLGLLVDQLALCLLIGSWLLLFWHYRHLNKLAHWLWHDRRLTPPHGSGSWEPIFNGIYRLQGKNRRRRAQLARLLSRFREGAEALPDAAMVLGPEGQILWSNQLAEHILGIRWPQDAGNRIHNLLRHPRFVKYWNKRRFSEPLELVSPVNDSWLLEVRIMAYGDSQRLLVARDVTRLRQLEQMRRDFVANVSHELKTPLTVLQGYVEMMQMTCDPESMQGRQFKAMEEQSVRMKTLIDRLLTLSRIESSTDLDLERPVDIPALMSTIQQEGETLAAGSHQLVFEVDPELKVYGDEMQLHSACANLVQNAIRYTPPGGEIRVSWRRNGERARFEVQDQGEGIAPEHLPRLTERFYRVDKARSRDTGGSGLGLAIVKHALNHHNSQLEISSVVGQGSRFAFELPATLVVQKAS from the coding sequence ATGTTTGAGTCGTACTCCGGCTACCGCTTGCTGCTGAAGCTGGTAATGTGGATGGCCCCCTGGGCACTGTTGGGCCTGCTGGTAGACCAGCTGGCCCTTTGTCTGCTTATCGGCTCCTGGCTGCTGCTGTTCTGGCACTACCGTCACCTCAACAAACTGGCCCACTGGCTCTGGCATGACCGGCGCCTGACCCCGCCCCATGGCAGCGGCAGTTGGGAACCCATCTTTAACGGCATCTACCGTCTGCAGGGCAAGAACCGGCGACGCCGGGCTCAGCTGGCGCGGCTGCTCTCCCGCTTTCGCGAAGGGGCAGAGGCGTTGCCGGACGCCGCCATGGTGTTGGGCCCGGAGGGGCAGATCCTGTGGAGTAACCAGCTGGCCGAGCACATCCTTGGCATCCGTTGGCCGCAGGATGCCGGCAACCGCATCCACAACCTGCTGCGCCACCCCCGCTTTGTGAAGTACTGGAATAAGCGCCGCTTCTCTGAACCGCTGGAGTTGGTGTCACCGGTGAATGACAGCTGGTTGCTGGAGGTGCGGATCATGGCCTATGGCGACAGCCAGCGTCTTTTGGTGGCGCGGGACGTGACCCGCCTGCGCCAGCTCGAGCAGATGCGTCGCGACTTTGTGGCCAACGTCTCCCACGAGTTGAAAACCCCGCTGACGGTGCTGCAGGGCTACGTCGAGATGATGCAGATGACCTGCGATCCGGAGTCGATGCAGGGGCGCCAGTTTAAGGCGATGGAGGAGCAGTCGGTTCGGATGAAAACCCTGATTGACCGGCTGCTGACATTGTCCCGCATCGAATCGTCTACGGACCTGGATCTGGAGCGCCCGGTAGACATTCCAGCACTGATGAGCACCATACAGCAGGAGGGGGAAACCCTGGCCGCTGGCAGTCATCAACTGGTGTTTGAGGTAGACCCTGAGCTCAAGGTCTATGGCGACGAGATGCAGCTGCACAGTGCCTGCGCCAACCTGGTTCAGAACGCCATCCGCTATACCCCGCCGGGGGGAGAGATCCGCGTCAGCTGGCGCCGCAATGGCGAACGTGCCCGCTTTGAGGTGCAGGATCAGGGCGAGGGGATCGCACCGGAACATCTGCCCCGCCTGACGGAACGTTTCTACCGGGTGGACAAGGCCCGCTCCCGCGATACCGGGGGCAGTGGGCTGGGACTGGCCATCGTCAAACACGCCCTCAATCACCATAACAGTCAGCTGGAGATCAGCTCAGTGGTGGGGCAGGGCAGTCGCTTTGCCTTTGAACTGCCGGCCACGCTGGTGGTGCAAAAAGCCAGTTAA
- the phoB gene encoding phosphate regulon transcriptional regulator PhoB, whose protein sequence is MTANILIVEDESAIREMLTFVLDQHGFRTTSAADYDQGLNAISEPYPDLVLLDWMLPGGSGIQLAKALRQDEHTRQIPIIMLTARGEEEDRVRGLEVGADDYITKPFSPKELVARIKAVLRRSAPTRLEEAVEVQGLRLDPVSHRVTVEEQGLDMGPTEFRLLHFFMTHPERVYSREQLLDNVWGTNVYVEDRTVDVHIRRLRKAIQETGHDKLIQTVRGAGYRFSTKV, encoded by the coding sequence ATGACTGCCAATATCCTGATTGTTGAAGACGAATCCGCCATCCGTGAAATGCTGACCTTTGTGTTGGATCAGCACGGGTTTCGTACCACCAGTGCCGCGGATTATGACCAGGGCCTGAACGCCATCAGCGAACCCTATCCCGACCTGGTCCTGCTGGATTGGATGCTGCCTGGTGGCAGTGGTATCCAGTTGGCCAAAGCGCTGCGTCAGGATGAGCATACCCGCCAGATCCCCATCATCATGCTCACCGCCCGTGGCGAGGAAGAGGACCGTGTGCGCGGCCTTGAAGTGGGCGCGGACGACTACATCACCAAGCCGTTCTCTCCCAAAGAGCTGGTGGCCCGCATCAAAGCGGTGCTGCGTCGCTCCGCCCCGACCCGCCTCGAAGAGGCCGTTGAGGTGCAGGGCCTGCGCCTGGACCCGGTTTCCCACCGCGTCACCGTTGAGGAACAGGGGCTGGATATGGGGCCGACCGAGTTCCGTCTGCTGCACTTCTTTATGACCCACCCTGAGCGGGTCTACAGCCGCGAGCAGCTGCTCGACAACGTGTGGGGCACCAACGTGTACGTTGAGGACCGCACCGTGGACGTGCACATCCGTCGCCTGCGCAAGGCGATTCAGGAAACCGGCCATGACAAACTGATCCAGACCGTGCGGGGCGCCGGTTATCGGTTCTCCACCAAGGTTTGA
- a CDS encoding porin: MSLNRTFLAAAVAAAILPATAAADVNVYGRLNLTAQYADLGGDSSDGETRIASHSSRLGVKGSHEFAEGLEAIYQAEFGIDVVDGSDVFSNRNQFIGLKGGFGTTTIGRRDTALKRSQGKVDQFSDYEGDINALFRGENRASQQISYATPTIANLFSAEVTYVAEGDSKQVDDSGFSVAGMVGDANYKKQPFYAAVAYDSKVHDYDVLRVTVGGKIAGFELGAMYNDQEKVSTGVSYDGFMVSAAYSLGATKLKAQYQDADGSNKFADSGSVYSVGAEHKMSKQLRLNAYYTGTSYDTQDNDSVFAVGMRYDF, from the coding sequence ATGTCTCTGAATCGCACTTTCCTGGCTGCCGCTGTGGCTGCCGCTATCCTGCCTGCCACCGCTGCTGCCGACGTGAACGTGTACGGCCGTCTGAACCTGACCGCTCAGTATGCCGATCTGGGCGGTGACAGCAGCGATGGCGAAACCCGTATCGCCTCTCACTCCTCCCGTCTGGGTGTTAAGGGCAGCCATGAGTTTGCCGAAGGGCTGGAAGCCATCTATCAGGCGGAGTTTGGCATTGATGTGGTTGATGGGAGCGACGTGTTCTCCAACCGTAACCAGTTTATTGGCCTGAAAGGCGGCTTCGGTACCACCACCATCGGTCGTCGGGATACGGCCCTGAAGCGTTCTCAGGGTAAAGTTGACCAGTTCAGCGACTATGAAGGGGATATCAACGCCCTGTTCCGTGGTGAAAACCGGGCCTCCCAACAGATCTCCTACGCCACGCCGACCATCGCTAACTTGTTCTCTGCTGAAGTCACCTACGTTGCCGAAGGCGACAGCAAGCAGGTTGATGACAGCGGCTTCTCCGTGGCCGGTATGGTGGGTGACGCCAACTACAAAAAACAGCCCTTTTACGCCGCCGTGGCTTACGACAGCAAAGTGCATGACTACGACGTTTTGCGTGTCACCGTCGGCGGTAAGATCGCCGGCTTCGAACTGGGTGCCATGTATAACGACCAGGAGAAAGTCTCCACCGGTGTGTCCTATGACGGCTTTATGGTGTCTGCAGCCTACAGCCTGGGGGCGACCAAGCTGAAAGCGCAGTACCAGGATGCCGATGGCAGCAACAAGTTTGCCGACTCCGGCTCGGTTTACTCAGTGGGCGCGGAACACAAAATGTCCAAGCAGCTGCGTTTGAACGCCTACTACACCGGCACCAGCTACGACACTCAGGACAACGACAGCGTGTTTGCTGTCGGCATGCGCTACGACTTCTGA
- a CDS encoding AAA family ATPase produces the protein MKIVAIRGENLASLARPFDIDLADGPLAQSGLFAITGPTGSGKSTLLDALCLALYDQTPRYTTGRQGASVGAVDGDDKLWLKSNDVRQILSRGKAEGWAEVDFIGTDGDLYRARWSVRRARGRLDGRLQNQEMSLTHLASGKVESGKKTEVLEQIEQRVGLSWEQFRRAVLLAQGDFAAFLKASPKARSELLERLTGTEIYSRIGAAAFERGRRAEQDLARLQEQRQNLELMDDEALAALANQIAGLAAALSRGQQLVADAGKVGELARQCQAQQQSMTQHAEQQAALEAQQPEFEALASELNVFDQAQSARPLYQELSQLDVALAEAAPKLARQRENSQQVDARIAQLEQQQPGLQQAQQQAEQQWQQWQGQRGEAEQLSRQRQGVSEELDSLQQRLSPLRQSVASHEAALQALDRELQQLNQQQSQLNEYRQRHGELVALAGQWSAWRNRLLALGRDSEQWHQLRQTLRQLMPELEREQLRLKQLQHRTQELSEHDKTLSEALTALRQQEPQAPDAEALQAQQQQLRQLVRWLELEERLAPARQHCDALERQLAQLQQQQQGWQSQRTELEQRIHSNHSALQEAQTQWQQAQATLSLEQYRPLLQPEQPCPLCGAHEHPYAESAPVVDALLAGMQGRLEQLALALEQDRAALHRGLAVAEQSAAQQQRWQRELAEYQQQLGHWQQEQQGLLADHPDWQGLSAQALQQQGQKLDQALQLGHQQQQQWRHWQQQHQRLQADAEALHQALAEARQQHHQAELALQAGQERQGQLETELTRLQNALKTEQAELAAVLPQLPWAELAQQPAQLPALVEALDHELTQLNQAMSQLDEVAQALQTGQQARQQRELEVREQRANLALLEPKQAELTQLAERLDQALQQILQGETLEARHQRLQQQWQQAQEALQQAQSALHNARTEQAGLRSALIQLEQTQTAQQAQRRECLTRWSALLQTLGLAEQQVLSLMGRDHLWRQQQQQRLSEFQLACESARRDHQRAVDELAQRQAQHQQAQQDWQQRLLDSEFEATDLDGLNTALEALERQHFECRHQQAQQAALRDKAEQLQSQALQAEQDCRVWLQLKEVIGSADGSRFRAMAQALTLGQLLQLANAQLAELAPRYRLQPTPGNGLDLQVVDGDMGEEIRAIESLSGGETFLVSLALALALSALTTGGGRIGSLFIDEGFGTLDPDSLEMALSCLDALQAAGRQVGVISHVQTLVERIGTRVQLSAAGGGTSQLRIIER, from the coding sequence ATGAAGATTGTCGCCATTCGCGGGGAAAACCTGGCCAGTCTGGCCCGCCCCTTTGATATCGATCTGGCGGACGGACCGCTGGCCCAGTCCGGTCTGTTTGCCATCACCGGCCCCACCGGCTCCGGCAAAAGCACCCTGTTGGATGCCCTTTGCCTGGCGCTGTATGACCAGACGCCCCGCTACACCACCGGACGGCAGGGCGCCTCGGTGGGGGCGGTCGACGGTGACGACAAGCTGTGGCTGAAGAGCAACGACGTGCGCCAGATCCTCAGCCGTGGCAAAGCGGAAGGCTGGGCCGAGGTGGACTTTATCGGCACCGACGGCGACCTCTACCGGGCGCGCTGGAGCGTGCGCCGGGCCAGAGGCAGACTCGATGGTCGCCTGCAGAATCAGGAGATGAGCCTGACCCACCTGGCCAGTGGCAAGGTGGAGAGCGGCAAGAAAACCGAGGTGCTGGAGCAGATTGAACAACGGGTCGGACTCAGCTGGGAGCAGTTCCGCCGTGCGGTGCTGTTGGCCCAGGGGGACTTCGCGGCGTTCCTCAAGGCCAGCCCCAAGGCCCGCTCTGAGCTGCTGGAGCGCCTGACCGGCACCGAGATCTACAGCCGCATCGGCGCGGCGGCGTTTGAGCGCGGGCGTCGCGCTGAGCAGGATCTGGCCCGGTTGCAGGAGCAACGTCAAAACCTCGAACTGATGGACGACGAGGCGCTGGCCGCCTTGGCCAACCAGATTGCCGGGCTGGCGGCGGCCCTGAGTCGCGGGCAGCAGCTGGTTGCGGACGCCGGAAAAGTCGGTGAGCTGGCCCGGCAGTGCCAGGCTCAGCAGCAGTCGATGACACAACACGCTGAACAGCAGGCCGCGCTCGAAGCGCAGCAGCCGGAGTTCGAGGCACTGGCTTCAGAGCTGAACGTGTTTGATCAGGCCCAGTCCGCCCGTCCGCTTTATCAGGAGCTCAGCCAGCTGGATGTGGCGTTGGCGGAAGCGGCGCCGAAGCTGGCGCGCCAGCGCGAGAACAGTCAGCAGGTGGACGCGCGCATCGCGCAGTTGGAACAACAGCAACCCGGTTTGCAGCAGGCCCAGCAACAGGCCGAGCAACAGTGGCAGCAGTGGCAGGGACAACGGGGGGAAGCGGAGCAGCTGTCCCGCCAGCGGCAGGGGGTCAGCGAGGAGCTGGACAGCCTGCAGCAACGCCTCAGCCCCCTGCGTCAGTCGGTGGCCAGCCATGAGGCGGCCCTGCAGGCGCTGGACCGCGAGTTGCAGCAGCTGAACCAGCAACAAAGCCAGCTGAATGAGTATCGCCAGCGTCACGGCGAACTGGTGGCCCTGGCGGGTCAGTGGAGCGCCTGGCGCAACCGCCTGCTGGCCCTGGGGCGTGACAGCGAACAGTGGCACCAGCTGCGCCAAACCCTGCGCCAGCTGATGCCGGAACTGGAACGTGAGCAGCTCAGGCTGAAACAGCTTCAGCACCGTACCCAGGAGCTGTCCGAACACGACAAGACCCTGTCCGAAGCCCTGACCGCATTGCGCCAGCAGGAGCCTCAGGCGCCGGATGCAGAGGCATTGCAGGCTCAGCAACAGCAACTGCGCCAGCTGGTGCGCTGGCTGGAGCTGGAGGAGCGCCTGGCCCCGGCCCGGCAGCACTGCGATGCCCTCGAGCGCCAGCTTGCCCAGCTGCAACAACAGCAACAGGGGTGGCAGAGCCAGCGTACTGAGCTGGAACAACGTATCCACAGCAACCACAGCGCGCTGCAGGAGGCTCAGACCCAATGGCAGCAGGCCCAGGCCACCCTGAGCCTGGAACAGTATCGTCCGCTGTTGCAACCGGAGCAGCCCTGTCCCCTGTGTGGCGCGCATGAACATCCCTATGCCGAGAGTGCGCCGGTGGTGGACGCCTTGCTGGCGGGGATGCAGGGCCGGTTGGAGCAACTGGCTCTGGCCCTTGAGCAGGATCGGGCCGCGCTGCATCGTGGTCTGGCGGTGGCGGAGCAGAGTGCGGCCCAGCAGCAGCGCTGGCAGCGGGAGCTGGCGGAATATCAACAACAGCTCGGCCACTGGCAGCAGGAGCAGCAGGGGCTGCTGGCCGACCATCCGGACTGGCAGGGCTTGTCAGCCCAGGCCCTGCAGCAGCAAGGCCAGAAACTGGATCAGGCACTTCAGCTGGGCCACCAGCAACAGCAGCAGTGGCGCCACTGGCAGCAGCAGCACCAGCGGTTGCAGGCGGATGCCGAGGCTCTGCATCAGGCGCTGGCGGAAGCGCGCCAGCAACACCACCAGGCAGAGCTGGCACTGCAGGCTGGCCAGGAGCGCCAGGGGCAGCTGGAAACCGAACTGACTCGTTTGCAGAACGCCCTGAAAACCGAACAGGCTGAGCTGGCGGCGGTGTTGCCGCAACTGCCCTGGGCGGAACTGGCTCAGCAACCGGCCCAACTGCCTGCTCTGGTGGAGGCACTTGACCATGAGTTGACCCAGCTGAACCAGGCGATGAGCCAGCTGGACGAGGTGGCGCAGGCCCTGCAAACCGGCCAGCAGGCCCGCCAACAGCGGGAGCTGGAGGTGCGGGAACAGCGCGCCAATCTGGCGTTGCTGGAGCCCAAGCAGGCGGAACTGACCCAGTTGGCCGAACGGCTTGATCAGGCCCTGCAGCAGATTTTGCAGGGGGAGACGCTGGAGGCGCGTCACCAACGGCTGCAGCAGCAGTGGCAGCAGGCTCAGGAGGCGTTGCAGCAGGCCCAGTCGGCGCTGCACAACGCCCGGACCGAACAGGCCGGCCTGCGCAGTGCGCTGATTCAGCTGGAGCAAACCCAAACGGCCCAGCAGGCGCAGCGACGCGAGTGCCTGACCCGCTGGAGCGCCTTGCTGCAGACGCTGGGGCTGGCTGAGCAGCAGGTGTTGTCGCTGATGGGGCGTGATCATCTGTGGCGCCAGCAACAACAGCAGCGCCTGTCGGAGTTCCAGCTGGCTTGTGAAAGTGCCCGTCGTGACCATCAACGGGCCGTGGATGAACTGGCCCAGCGTCAGGCACAACACCAACAGGCACAGCAGGACTGGCAGCAGCGCCTGCTCGACAGTGAGTTTGAGGCCACGGATCTGGACGGCCTGAACACCGCACTGGAAGCGTTGGAGCGTCAGCACTTTGAGTGCCGCCACCAGCAGGCTCAGCAGGCGGCGCTGCGGGACAAGGCGGAACAGCTGCAGAGTCAGGCCCTGCAAGCTGAGCAGGACTGTCGGGTGTGGCTGCAGCTGAAAGAGGTGATTGGCTCTGCCGATGGCAGTCGCTTCCGGGCCATGGCGCAGGCACTGACGCTGGGGCAGCTGTTGCAGCTGGCCAACGCTCAGCTGGCTGAACTGGCCCCCCGCTACCGCTTGCAGCCGACCCCGGGCAACGGACTGGACCTGCAGGTGGTGGATGGCGATATGGGCGAGGAGATCCGCGCCATTGAGAGTCTCTCTGGCGGTGAAACCTTCCTGGTCTCGTTGGCGTTGGCGCTGGCGTTATCGGCCCTGACCACCGGTGGCGGTCGTATCGGTTCGCTGTTTATTGATGAAGGCTTTGGCACGCTGGACCCGGACTCACTGGAGATGGCGCTGTCCTGCCTTGACGCGTTGCAGGCGGCCGGTCGTCAGGTGGGGGTGATCTCCCATGTGCAGACCCTGGTGGAGCGGATCGGTACCCGGGTGCAACTGAGTGCAGCAGGAGGAGGGACCAGCCAACTGCGGATTATCGAGCGATAG
- a CDS encoding exonuclease SbcCD subunit D C-terminal domain-containing protein yields MNLFHTADWHLGQLLHGHSRAFEHQQFLTWLLDTLESEQADALLLCGDIFDSANPPAYAWQMLYRFLADCRRRLPNLDLILVGGNHDSPAKLDAPHSLLANFGITVVGQLPRDDNGETDWSRLILPLTDASGETAAWCLALPFLRSADLNLSDPALDNVEDKLIAGVTRLYQQGTERMQAQAKPGQLLLATGHAYLAGTELSELSERRILGGNQHALPVSEFPAALDYLALGHLHKAQRVDKSGRVRYSGSPIPLSLAEEHYPHQVRQLRFADGQLQEDKAIRVPRTVEILRIPAKPAGLESVLAELAALDLPELPLERQPLLEVRVALEQPEPRLREQVMAALEDRAVRLARIHVTHPGQSVSASEMGASLDNLEPEQVFVSGYTARFGDAPEPALMAAFAELVNEVEEQA; encoded by the coding sequence ATGAACCTATTTCATACTGCAGACTGGCACCTCGGCCAGTTACTGCACGGCCATAGCCGTGCCTTTGAACATCAACAGTTTCTGACCTGGCTGCTCGACACACTGGAGTCGGAGCAGGCGGACGCCCTGCTGCTGTGCGGCGACATCTTCGACAGCGCCAATCCGCCCGCGTACGCCTGGCAGATGCTGTACCGCTTTCTTGCCGATTGCCGTCGTCGCCTGCCCAACCTGGACCTGATCCTGGTGGGGGGCAACCACGACTCCCCGGCCAAGCTGGACGCCCCCCACAGCCTGCTCGCCAACTTTGGCATCACCGTGGTGGGCCAGTTGCCACGGGACGACAACGGCGAAACCGACTGGTCACGGCTGATCCTGCCGCTGACCGACGCCAGCGGCGAGACCGCGGCCTGGTGTCTGGCACTGCCGTTCCTGCGCAGCGCCGATCTCAACCTGTCCGATCCGGCCCTCGATAACGTGGAAGATAAGTTGATCGCCGGCGTTACCCGGCTCTACCAGCAGGGCACCGAGCGGATGCAGGCACAGGCCAAGCCGGGCCAACTGCTGCTGGCCACCGGCCACGCTTATCTGGCGGGCACGGAACTGTCGGAGCTGTCCGAGCGCCGCATCCTGGGCGGCAATCAGCACGCCCTGCCGGTCAGTGAGTTTCCCGCAGCGCTGGATTATCTGGCGTTGGGCCATCTGCACAAGGCGCAGCGGGTGGATAAGTCCGGTCGGGTTCGGTACAGCGGCAGCCCCATCCCCCTCTCTCTTGCGGAGGAGCACTACCCCCACCAGGTTCGCCAACTGCGGTTCGCTGACGGTCAATTGCAGGAGGACAAGGCGATCCGGGTGCCGCGCACCGTGGAGATCCTGCGGATCCCGGCCAAGCCCGCCGGGCTGGAGAGCGTGCTGGCGGAACTGGCGGCGCTGGACCTGCCGGAGCTGCCGCTGGAGCGCCAACCACTGCTGGAGGTGCGGGTGGCACTGGAGCAGCCGGAACCGCGCCTGCGCGAGCAGGTGATGGCGGCATTGGAAGACCGCGCCGTCCGACTGGCCCGCATCCATGTGACCCATCCGGGCCAGAGTGTCAGCGCCAGTGAGATGGGCGCCAGCCTGGATAACCTCGAACCGGAGCAGGTGTTTGTCAGCGGCTACACCGCCCGCTTTGGTGACGCACCAGAGCCGGCGCTGATGGCAGCGTTTGCTGAGCTGGTTAACGAGGTGGAGGAGCAGGCATGA
- the rdgC gene encoding recombination-associated protein RdgC: MWFKNALPYRLTKPIDWQADELERQMEALAFTPAGSQEMAKLGFVAALGPKVGGGLVHVADGNLLIAIEKEEKMLPASVIKEELDERVGQLENEQGRPARKAEKEAMKEDIVAMLLPRAFSRRKRIRALVMPRQQLILVDSSSAARAEELLSLLRQAIGSLPVAPLMPNTLPEEAMTDWVRTGNIGHNLTLLEEAELKSLAENGGSVKLKDLPLDSDEVTAHLDAGLLAVKVGLDWAESVSFVLSADLSVKRIKFADVLQDQNDDIDKADLAARYDADFALMCGEFERLWPDLLASMGGVDESV, translated from the coding sequence ATGTGGTTTAAAAACGCGTTGCCCTATCGCCTCACCAAGCCCATCGACTGGCAGGCGGATGAGCTGGAGCGGCAGATGGAGGCCCTCGCCTTCACCCCGGCCGGCAGCCAGGAGATGGCCAAGCTGGGCTTTGTCGCTGCACTGGGGCCGAAAGTGGGCGGTGGCCTGGTTCATGTTGCCGATGGCAACCTGCTGATCGCCATCGAGAAGGAGGAGAAGATGCTCCCCGCCTCGGTGATCAAAGAGGAACTGGACGAGCGCGTTGGCCAGCTGGAAAACGAGCAGGGTCGCCCGGCTCGTAAGGCGGAAAAGGAAGCGATGAAAGAGGACATCGTGGCGATGTTGCTGCCGCGCGCCTTCAGCCGTCGCAAGCGCATCCGTGCCCTGGTGATGCCGCGCCAGCAACTGATCCTGGTGGACAGCTCCAGCGCCGCCCGCGCCGAAGAGCTGCTCTCTCTGCTGCGTCAGGCCATCGGCTCCCTGCCGGTGGCACCGCTGATGCCCAACACCCTGCCGGAAGAGGCGATGACCGACTGGGTTCGCACCGGCAACATCGGCCACAACCTGACCCTGCTGGAAGAAGCCGAGCTGAAGAGCCTGGCGGAGAACGGCGGCAGCGTGAAACTGAAAGACCTGCCGCTGGACAGCGATGAAGTGACCGCTCACCTCGATGCTGGCCTGCTGGCGGTAAAAGTGGGCCTGGACTGGGCCGAATCCGTCAGCTTTGTGCTGAGCGCCGACCTGTCAGTGAAGCGCATCAAGTTCGCCGATGTGTTGCAGGATCAGAACGACGACATCGACAAGGCTGACCTGGCCGCCCGCTACGACGCTGACTTTGCCCTGATGTGTGGCGAGTTCGAACGCCTGTGGCCGGATCTGCTGGCCTCCATGGGTGGCGTCGACGAGAGCGTCTGA